Sequence from the Deltaproteobacteria bacterium genome:
TCGCCTCGACCGCGACCTCGTGGAGGCTCTTCCCTTGCGCTCTGGCCCGGCGCCGAAGCGCTGCGTCGAGCCGCCGCGGGATACTGCGAAGCGTGTATTGCATGCAGGTCTTGTAGTAAGAGCAGGCGCCCAGCGCAAGCGGTGCTCGGGAGGGCACGCAGTCGCGTGCCGAAGCAGAAGTAAGGCTCACTGCTGCAACCGTCCCCCAGCCTCCAGTCCCGAGCCTCCAGTCCCAGTATCCGACGCAGCAAAGTTGCGATTTCGGCGATCCACCGTCGTGAGCGATGAGTGATGAAGGATGAGGAATGAACCGATGAGCGGACTGACGCGAGAAACCGTTTGTCGAATTTTGTCCATGGCGCTATGCATCACGTGGCGTGCCGAGGCAACACGTGCACGGATCTCTTTCGGGACGGCGGATGGGCAGCGACGCAGCAAAAGGGAAGTTTGCGTGAACATCCTTCGGAGGGATGGCTCCGGGCAAGCGACGCATCGACATCACCAAATCCCTCAGCGGGCAACGATGCCAGGGTGCTCCGTCACGAGTGACGACGACGCAGCAGAGGTCAGGTTTCTGAGATGAAGCGGTCCGGCGCAACGAAAGTGAGTGGCTCAGCTCTGCGCGCCGATTTCGCGGAGGATCGCGTCGAGTTGCTGCTTGAGCGGAGGCAGGTCGCGTTGCGTAATCCCACAGACCGCGTCGCCCGTCATAGCGGTACTGCGCTCTTCAATACTTCGTCGCGCAGGTACGGGCTCACGGCGGCCTCGGTCACGACATCGACCGAGCAGCCAAGGAGATCCTCGACGTCCTGCTTGATGGCGATGAGATCCAACAAGGTGCTCTCGGGGGCCAGTTCGACGAGAAGGTCGACGTCGATGCTTGGAGTCGGCTCGCCGCGCGCGTGCGAACCGAACAGCCGAACGTTGCGGGCCCCATGGCTGGCCGCGATCCGTGCGATCTCCGCGCGCTGTGCCTTGTTGAGGTTCATGATCCGGCGCCTCCCGACCTGCGCTTCGCTACCAGATCACATCCAGGCCTGTCGCTCGAATCTGCCCGTCCCGGGTGACCAGCGGCAGGCCAAGATGCAGGGCGGTCGCGGCAATGATGCGATCCGGCATGTCGGGAACTTGATGGCGTGGCACGCGCTCGACGGCTCGGGCAATCGCTTCATCCAACGAAACGACGCGAAAGCCGGAGTCCTCTTGCTCCAGCGCCGCCTGCAACTGTTCCCAATCGGGCCGGGGGATGCGCCCTTTTTCTACCAAGTAGACGAGTTCGACTACAGAGATCGAGGGAACCAGGATCGGGTCGCCTGCGGCTATCGCGGCAGCCATGCGGTTCCTCGCCGTCACCGACAGACGAAACGACTGAAGAAGATACCAAGCCGCCGCGTGCGTGTCTGCAACAACGGAGGCCATCAGATGTCGCTACGCGGGAAGTTGCCCCACATCTCGCGGCGAGCCTCGGCGATATCCTCCGGTGAAACGTCAAATCCCTTCCATAACCCAGCCGGATCACGAAGCGGGTGCTTGCGTTCATGCCGCGCCCGAAGGAACTCGACGAAGTCCAGCACCTCTTGCTGTTGGTCCACCGGTAAGTTCCTCGACTTCTCGGCAATGATCTCCCAGGTCGTCATGGATGCCCTCCGTCAAATCGCAACTGCCAGCCGCCATGATGTCGCAGGGAGCGCAACAAGTCCACCGGTACCGCCAACAGGCACGAGTCACGAACACGCGGCACGACCATGCAGCAAAGTTCCGATTTCGGTGATCTACGGGAGTGGAGGGATGAGGGATGACGAGCGATGGGCGGACTGACGCGAGAAACCGTTTGTTGAATCTTGTCCATGGCGCTATGCACCACGCGGCGTGTTGCGG
This genomic interval carries:
- a CDS encoding DUF2281 domain-containing protein; the protein is MTTWEIIAEKSRNLPVDQQQEVLDFVEFLRARHERKHPLRDPAGLWKGFDVSPEDIAEARREMWGNFPRSDI
- a CDS encoding nucleotidyltransferase family protein, translating into MNLNKAQRAEIARIAASHGARNVRLFGSHARGEPTPSIDVDLLVELAPESTLLDLIAIKQDVEDLLGCSVDVVTEAAVSPYLRDEVLKSAVPL
- a CDS encoding type II toxin-antitoxin system VapC family toxin — encoded protein: MASVVADTHAAAWYLLQSFRLSVTARNRMAAAIAAGDPILVPSISVVELVYLVEKGRIPRPDWEQLQAALEQEDSGFRVVSLDEAIARAVERVPRHQVPDMPDRIIAATALHLGLPLVTRDGQIRATGLDVIW